In Pseudomonas sp. PDNC002, the DNA window GCAAGCTGGAAAACTTCGCGGCAGAGCGCCTGGGTGTGCTGTTCGAGCGCGACGAGCGCCAGCTCACGGGCCTGACGCGGCTGATCGAGGACATGCTCGATGTCTCGCGCATTCGCACCGGCAAGCTGTCGATTCGCCCGGAGCCCACCAATCTCGCGGATATCGCGCGCCGCGTGCTGGGCAACTTCGCGGTGCAGGCCCAGGCCGTGGGTTGCGAATTGAGCCTGGACGCGCCCGACGCGGTGGACGGCGTGTGGGATGCGTATCGCGTCGAGCAGGTGATCAGCAATCTGCTCAGCAATGCCCTGCGCTACGGACCCGGTCAGCCGGTAGCGGTAAGCGTCGCGGCCCACGAAGGCCAGGCGCGGTTGTGCGTGCGCGACCATGGCAATGGCATCGGTTCCGAGGAGCAGCGCCGCATCTTCCAGCAGTTCGAGCGTGGCACCGGTGCAACCCGCATCGCCGGGCTGGGGTTGGGGCTGTTCATCTCCGAGCAGATCGTCCAGGCCCACGGCGGGCGCATCGAGGTGCGCAGCGAGCCGGGGCAGGGCGCGGAGTTCTGCGTCTACCTGCCGTTGGATTGATCCGGCGCGGACTCTCCCCGGAGGAGCAACCGTCTTCTTCCGGGAAGTCCGTACCGATGCATTCCCCTCACCCCAGCCCTCTCCCTCAGGAGAGGGGGCGGCCCGAGCCGACTGGCGCCGAGGGCCCCTCCTGCACCGCACAGTCCCCTCTCCCCCCGGGAGAGGGTTAGGGTGAGGGGCAGTTGATCTTCACAGGGCCGCCCCCTGTCCGCGTTGTCCACCCGCCGCTCCCACACCTGGTCGGCCATCTGCGCAGTGGGTTGCACCTTTTCCACCCCTGGCACGAACACTGCTTTCCTCCTGCCGTCCGGCCGACCCTTGCGGGTTGCAGTCGGGCGAGCCCGTGGCCGTGCTCCGTTTGGTAGCGCCGTGTGGGGGAAATGTCACCGGTTGCACCGAATTTGCGCGTACGACCAAAGGCTTGTTTTTATTGGGTTGCACCTGGTTGCGCCTTGCAATTCGGCGGTATAACCTTGCGCCGTTTTCAGGCACACCTTCTAACAACAGGAAGCCCCATGGCCACCACCACCCTTGGCGTGAAGCTCGACGACGCCACCCGCGAGCGTCTCAAGCTGGCTGCCCAGCAACTCGACCGTACCCCGCACTGGCTGATCAAGCAGGCCATCTTCTCCTACCTGGAGCAGGTGGAAGGCGGTCTCACTCCGGCGGAGCAGTCCGGTCTGGCCGCGGCCGCGGGCGAAGAGTCGCTGGATTCGCTGAACGACCAAGGGTTGCAGGTCTTCCTCGATTTCGCCGAAAGCATCCTGCCGCAGTCGGTACTGCGCGCGGCCATCACCGCCGCCTACCGCCGCCCGGAAACCGAAGCGTTGCCGATGCTGCTGGACCTCGCCCGCCTGCCGAAAGAGCAGGCCTCCGCCGCCAACAAGATGGCGCTGGGCATCGCCGAGAAGCTGCGCAACCAGAAGAACGCCGGCGGCCGCCAGGGCCTGGTGCAGGGCCTGCTGCAGGAGTTTTCCCTGTCGTCCCAGGAAGGCGTGGCGCTGATGTGCCTGGCCGAAGCGCTGCTGCGCATCCCGGACAAGGCCACCCGTGATGCACTGATCCGCGACAAGATCAGCAACGGCAACTGGAGCCAGCACCTGGGCCAGAGCCCGTCGATGTTCGTCAACGCCGCCTCCTGGGGCCTGCTGATCACCGGCAAGCTGGTCTCGACCCACACCGAGACCGGCATGTCCTCGGCGCTCAACCGCATCATCGGCAAGTCCGGCGAGCCGCTGATCCGCAAGGGCGTGGACATGGCCATGCGCCTGATGGGCGAGCAGTTCGTCACCGGCGAGACCATCGCCGAGGCGCTCGCCAACGCGGCCAACATGGAATCCAAGGGCTTCCGCTACTCCTACGACATGCTCGGCGAAGCCGCGCTGACCGAGGAAGACGCCCGCCACTACCTGGCGTCCTACGAGCAGGCCATCCATGCCATCGGCAAGGCCTCCCACGGCCGTGGCATCTACGAAGGCCCGGGCATCTCGATCAAGCTCTCCGCCTTGCACCCGCGCTACAGCCGCGCCCAGTACGACCGCGTGATGGACGAGCTGTATCCGACCGTGCTCGGCCTGGTGAAGATGGCCCGCGACTACGACATCGGCATCAACATCGACGCCGAGGAAGCCGACCGCCTGGAAATCTCCCTCGACCTGCTCGAGCGCCTGTGCTTCGAGCCGTCGCTGGCGGGCTGGAATGGCATCGGCTTCGTCATCCAGGCCTACCAGAAGCGCTGCCCGTACGTGATCGACTACGTCATCGACCTGGCCAAGCGCAGCCGCCACCGCCTGATGATCCGCCTGGTGAAGGGCGCCTACTGGGACAGCGAGATCAAGCTGGCCCAGGTCAACGGCCTGGAAGGCTACCCGGTCTACACCCGCAAGCCCTACACCGACGTTTCCTACCTGGCCTGTGCGCGCAAGCTGCTGGCCGTGCCGGAAGCCATCTACCCGCAGTTCGCCACCCACAACGCCCACTCGCTGTCGGCCATCTACCAACTCGCCGGGCAGAACTACTACCCGGGCCAGTACGAGTTCCAGTGCCTGCACGGCATGGGCGAGCCGCTGTACGAGCAGGTCGTGGGCAAGATTGCCGACGGCAAGTTCAACCGCCCGTGCCGCATCTACGCACCGGTGGGCAGCCACGAAACGCTGCTGGCGTACCTGGTGCGCCGCCTGCTGGAAAACGGTGCCAACACCTCTTTCGTCAACCGCATTGCCGACCACAGCATTTCGCTGAAGGACCTGGTGCTGGACCCGGTGCTGCAGGTCGAGCAGATGGCCGCGCAGGAAGGCACCCTGGGCCTGCCGCACCCGCGCATTCCGCTGCCGCGCGATCTTTATGGCGATGCCCGACTGAACTCCGCCGGCATCGACCTGGCCAACGAACACCGCCTGGGTTCGCTGTCCTCGGCGCTGCTGTCGAGCACCAACCACGCCTACGTCGCCGAGCCGATCCTCGGCCTGGCCGACGCGGCGCCGGGTGAGGCGCAACCGGTGCGCAACCCGGCCGACCTGCGCGACGTCGTGGGCCACGTGCGTGAAGCCAGCGAAGCCGACGTGAACAACGCCATCCTCGGTGCGCTCTCCAGCGCGCAGATCTGGCAATCGACCCAGCCGTCCGAACGCGGCGCCATCCTGATGCGCGCCGCCGACCTGATGGAAGCTGAGATCCAGTCGCTGATGGGCGTGCTGGTGCGCGAATCGGGCAAGACCTTCGCCAACGCCATCGCCGAAGTGCGCGAGGCCGTGGACTTCCTGCGCTACTACGGCGCCCAGGCCAGCACCCACTTCGCCAACGACAGCCACCGCCCGCTGGGCCCGGTGGTCTGCATCAGCCCGTGGAACTTCCCGCTGGCGATCTTCAGCGGCCAGGTGGCCGCCGCTTTGGCCGCCGGCAACACCGTGCTGGCCAAGCCCGCC includes these proteins:
- the putA gene encoding trifunctional transcriptional regulator/proline dehydrogenase/L-glutamate gamma-semialdehyde dehydrogenase, with the protein product MATTTLGVKLDDATRERLKLAAQQLDRTPHWLIKQAIFSYLEQVEGGLTPAEQSGLAAAAGEESLDSLNDQGLQVFLDFAESILPQSVLRAAITAAYRRPETEALPMLLDLARLPKEQASAANKMALGIAEKLRNQKNAGGRQGLVQGLLQEFSLSSQEGVALMCLAEALLRIPDKATRDALIRDKISNGNWSQHLGQSPSMFVNAASWGLLITGKLVSTHTETGMSSALNRIIGKSGEPLIRKGVDMAMRLMGEQFVTGETIAEALANAANMESKGFRYSYDMLGEAALTEEDARHYLASYEQAIHAIGKASHGRGIYEGPGISIKLSALHPRYSRAQYDRVMDELYPTVLGLVKMARDYDIGINIDAEEADRLEISLDLLERLCFEPSLAGWNGIGFVIQAYQKRCPYVIDYVIDLAKRSRHRLMIRLVKGAYWDSEIKLAQVNGLEGYPVYTRKPYTDVSYLACARKLLAVPEAIYPQFATHNAHSLSAIYQLAGQNYYPGQYEFQCLHGMGEPLYEQVVGKIADGKFNRPCRIYAPVGSHETLLAYLVRRLLENGANTSFVNRIADHSISLKDLVLDPVLQVEQMAAQEGTLGLPHPRIPLPRDLYGDARLNSAGIDLANEHRLGSLSSALLSSTNHAYVAEPILGLADAAPGEAQPVRNPADLRDVVGHVREASEADVNNAILGALSSAQIWQSTQPSERGAILMRAADLMEAEIQSLMGVLVRESGKTFANAIAEVREAVDFLRYYGAQASTHFANDSHRPLGPVVCISPWNFPLAIFSGQVAAALAAGNTVLAKPAEQTPLIAAQAVRILLEAGVPAGAVQLLPGRGETVGARLVGDERVRGVMFTGSTEVAGILQRNIAGRLDAQGRTIPLIAETGGLNAMIVDSSALAEQVVVDVVNSAFDSAGQRCSALRVLCVQEDAADRVIAMLKGAMAEYRVGAPERLHTDIGPVIDEEAKGNIDKHIQVMRDKGRKVFQSARVDAEEIKRGTFVVPTLIELDSFSELKREIFGPVLHVVRYERAELDQLLAQINESGYGLTLGVHTRIDETIAQVVGTAHVGNLYVNRNVVGAVVGVQPFGGEGLSGTGPKAGGPLYLYRLLSTRPQEAVANQLKGDGAQALPRPKDAEKAVEALAQWAQKDTALAAQLAGYVALSQSFTQQVLTGPTGERNSYTLLPREHVLCLAEDRADLLAQLAAVLAVGSRALVAESNAALVKELPKEVAQRIELVADWSTTDKAFDAILHHGDSDQLRAVCELASQRKGAIVGVTGLNRGETDIPLERLLIERALSVNTAAAGGNASLMTIG